The genome window TCTATGAAATTAAGGGTTCTGTTGCAAAGTTAGAAAAATATAGCTAATCACCATTTTATTGTGTCAGTCTTCGCCTAACCAGCTAACATATAACTAATTTCGTGGCATGGTGAAAATCCGTAGATCTGAAGAGACCTACGGTTCTTTTTATATAATCCGTAAATACATTCAATGCCTTTGAGTGTATTTTTTGCCGTATTGACACTTTGATATCTTGTCTTTCTCACCTTAATGTGACGATGATCTTGTTCAATGAGGTTATTGAGATATTTAGATGTGCAATGACAGTTAGGTTTCAGCTTAAACACTTTAATTATTTTAGCCATGGCTACCTTCGTTGAAGGTGCTTGATCTGTAATTATCATTTGAGGTTTACCGAATTGTTTAATAAGGCGCTTAATAAACGCATATGCTGATTGATGATCTCGTTTTTTGCGTAACCAAATATCTAATGTATGTCCATCTGCATCAATCGCGCGATACAGATAACACCACTGTCCTTTAATTTTGATATATGTCTCATCAATACGCCACTTATAATACGTTTTTTTATGTTTTCTCTTCCAAAGTTGATAGAAAATAGGTGCATACTCTTGAACCCATCGATAAATGGTTGAATGATGAACATCAAAACCACGTTCCCTTAATATTTCAGATATATCACGATAACTTAATGCGTATCTTAAGTAGTAGCCAACGGCTACAGTTATAACATCTTTATCGAATTGTTTATATCTGAAATAGTTCATACAGAAGACTCCTTTTTGTTAAAATTATACTATAAATCTAACTTTGCAACAGAACCAAAATTTTTATACAAGAGTGTACAGAAAATAACCATTTTCTGTACACTCTCTTTTTATATCTAGATACATAGCTAGTATACATATTTTAGTGTTCAATAACCCAACAGAAAATCTATGTTCATAAATAGGGTTAGAATTAAGTTATGGTACAATAAAAAATGTACATAGGAGGTTTGTATTTTGAAAATAGGTTATGCAAGAGTCTCAACTGGTTTACAAAATTTGAATTTGCAGGAAGATCGATTAAATCAATATGGTTGTGAAAAGAT of Staphylococcus succinus contains these proteins:
- a CDS encoding IS6 family transposase; the protein is MNYFRYKQFDKDVITVAVGYYLRYALSYRDISEILRERGFDVHHSTIYRWVQEYAPIFYQLWKRKHKKTYYKWRIDETYIKIKGQWCYLYRAIDADGHTLDIWLRKKRDHQSAYAFIKRLIKQFGKPQMIITDQAPSTKVAMAKIIKVFKLKPNCHCTSKYLNNLIEQDHRHIKVRKTRYQSVNTAKNTLKGIECIYGLYKKNRRSLQIYGFSPCHEISYMLAG